Proteins encoded by one window of Silvibacterium dinghuense:
- the fliE gene encoding flagellar hook-basal body complex protein FliE produces MDLNTIGAMMAGGAGSAMTGSVGPGTAASGADGSQMPFSNLLRSALESEQQLESDATSTVQGLMAGNGVDVHEAMIATQKANLAFEMTLAVRNKAVAAYQQLMQMQF; encoded by the coding sequence ATGGATCTCAACACGATCGGGGCCATGATGGCCGGTGGAGCGGGCTCTGCGATGACAGGTTCTGTTGGGCCGGGCACGGCTGCTTCAGGAGCAGACGGCAGCCAGATGCCCTTCAGCAACCTGCTGCGCTCGGCTCTTGAAAGCGAGCAGCAGCTTGAGAGTGACGCGACAAGCACGGTGCAGGGACTGATGGCCGGTAACGGTGTCGATGTGCATGAGGCGATGATCGCGACCCAGAAGGCCAACCTGGCCTTTGAGATGACTCTTGCGGTGCGGAACAAGGCCGTCGCCGCGTATCAGCAGCTGATGCAGATGCAGTTTTGA
- the flgC gene encoding flagellar basal body rod protein FlgC, with protein MNLFGVMDVSGSALSAERLRAEVVAANMANAETTQTPQGGPYRRQHVVFESEAPSFADAFADQGISEAAYTGNGAVGNGFSGAGFPGDDVFAEAEGNVGGVTIAAVVQDKANGLRRYDPQHPDADKDGYVSYPDINPLTEMVDLMSANRAYGLNSSAVQATKAMIGSSLDIMKA; from the coding sequence ATGAATCTCTTTGGAGTGATGGATGTCAGCGGCTCGGCACTCTCCGCCGAGCGGCTGCGGGCCGAGGTGGTGGCGGCGAACATGGCCAACGCGGAAACGACGCAGACGCCGCAGGGTGGGCCTTACCGGCGTCAGCATGTGGTCTTCGAGTCCGAGGCGCCGAGTTTCGCGGATGCCTTTGCAGACCAGGGCATTTCCGAAGCGGCTTATACCGGAAACGGTGCGGTGGGGAATGGGTTCTCCGGCGCCGGATTTCCGGGAGACGACGTCTTTGCCGAGGCCGAGGGCAATGTCGGCGGCGTGACCATCGCTGCCGTGGTGCAGGACAAGGCCAATGGATTGCGCCGCTATGACCCGCAGCATCCCGATGCGGACAAGGACGGCTATGTCTCTTATCCGGACATCAATCCGCTGACCGAGATGGTGGACCTGATGAGCGCCAACCGGGCCTACGGGCTCAACAGCTCGGCGGTGCAGGCGACTAAGGCAATGATCGGCTCCTCGCTCGACATTATGAAGGCATAG
- the flgB gene encoding flagellar basal body rod protein FlgB, whose translation MRVLQSPPLTAGGWFAGMDTGGNAMYVTTLLSDQLERYLDLTGLEMKLTAQNAANVDTPGYRAVGLDFAAEMEASMGEITERRKDEAAGRPVGARRAASVERVDGLLERPDGNNVSMDREGLKMAEDQLRFRMGVALLKNEYSTVMDAIHADSK comes from the coding sequence ATGAGAGTTTTGCAATCCCCGCCGCTTACGGCTGGTGGATGGTTTGCAGGGATGGATACGGGAGGCAATGCCATGTACGTGACAACCCTGTTGAGCGATCAGCTGGAGCGCTATCTCGATCTCACCGGCCTGGAGATGAAGCTGACCGCGCAGAATGCGGCCAATGTGGATACGCCGGGCTATCGCGCGGTGGGCCTGGACTTTGCCGCAGAGATGGAGGCCTCGATGGGCGAGATCACCGAACGGAGGAAGGATGAGGCGGCGGGACGGCCGGTAGGCGCGCGGCGCGCGGCCTCGGTCGAGCGTGTCGACGGACTGCTCGAGCGGCCTGATGGCAACAACGTGTCGATGGATCGCGAGGGACTGAAGATGGCCGAGGATCAACTGCGTTTCCGCATGGGCGTCGCGCTGCTCAAGAACGAGTACTCGACGGTAATGGATGCGATCCACGCCGACAGCAAGTAA
- a CDS encoding sigma-54 interaction domain-containing protein, whose protein sequence is MLATPYSSSLAHPPMAATAPRPRTTVLVSSDLSFRQRVRETLVSLRWQVREAAGGAEALALLDAEPAETLIVDSWLPDLEITEFVADCQRLYGEMDLVSLGDAELSGQTRSPRRNEVLLAVRRGQDGDGAAWNAAPVIETARPEAAALRSDAMPALRVVQGVATPLPQASLRLPEFIGEDAAMLEVSRRIRLVAPRTTPVLIQGPTGTGKELVARALHRLSPRSSRAFVVLNCAAIPESLLEAELFGHTRGAFTGAVQGRTGRIEAAHGGTLFLDEIGEMPLPLQAKLLRFLESGELQRIGDNEAVKVDVRLVAATHRPLARMANDGTFRMDLYHRLSVFSIRTPPLAGRVRDIEELVGHFLARLSERSAAKSLSMEARARLEAYPWPGNVRELEHVLERAWILAEERPEIGVSEIEFGEEEPA, encoded by the coding sequence ATGCTCGCAACACCCTATTCTTCTTCCCTTGCGCATCCTCCCATGGCTGCAACGGCGCCGCGGCCGCGTACCACGGTACTGGTGAGTTCCGATCTCTCCTTTCGTCAGCGGGTGCGGGAGACGCTGGTGAGCCTGCGCTGGCAGGTGCGCGAAGCGGCCGGCGGGGCAGAGGCGCTGGCGCTGCTCGATGCCGAGCCTGCTGAGACATTGATCGTCGATAGCTGGCTGCCCGATCTCGAGATAACAGAGTTTGTCGCCGACTGCCAACGCCTTTATGGAGAGATGGACCTGGTCTCCCTGGGCGATGCTGAGCTATCCGGACAGACACGCAGCCCGCGCCGCAACGAGGTGCTGCTGGCTGTGCGCCGCGGACAGGACGGCGACGGAGCTGCCTGGAACGCGGCGCCCGTAATCGAAACCGCGCGGCCTGAAGCCGCGGCCCTTCGCTCTGACGCCATGCCGGCGTTGAGAGTAGTGCAGGGCGTGGCGACTCCATTGCCGCAGGCCAGTCTTCGCCTTCCGGAGTTTATCGGTGAGGATGCGGCCATGCTCGAGGTGAGCCGGCGCATCCGCCTCGTAGCTCCGCGCACGACCCCGGTGCTCATCCAGGGGCCGACCGGGACAGGCAAGGAACTGGTGGCGCGCGCACTGCACCGCCTGAGCCCTCGCTCTTCACGGGCCTTCGTGGTGTTGAACTGCGCGGCTATTCCCGAATCGCTGCTCGAGGCCGAACTCTTCGGGCATACGCGCGGCGCCTTCACGGGCGCGGTGCAGGGCCGCACGGGCAGGATCGAGGCTGCGCACGGAGGCACGCTCTTTCTCGATGAGATCGGCGAGATGCCGCTGCCGCTGCAAGCCAAGCTGCTGCGCTTTCTCGAGAGCGGAGAGCTGCAGCGCATTGGCGACAACGAGGCGGTGAAGGTGGATGTGCGGCTGGTCGCGGCCACGCATCGGCCTCTGGCGCGGATGGCGAATGATGGCACCTTCCGCATGGATCTTTATCACCGTCTTTCTGTCTTTTCGATCCGTACGCCGCCCCTGGCTGGACGGGTGCGGGATATCGAAGAGCTCGTTGGACACTTTCTTGCCCGGCTGAGTGAGCGCAGCGCGGCGAAAAGCCTGAGCATGGAAGCCCGAGCGCGGCTCGAGGCGTATCCCTGGCCGGGCAATGTGCGTGAGCTTGAGCACGTGCTCGAGCGAGCCTGGATTCTTGCCGAGGAGCGTCCGGAGATCGGCGTGTCGGAGATCGAGTTTGGCGAAGAAGAGCCGGCATGA
- a CDS encoding response regulator transcription factor yields the protein MRLLVVDGDQALAALLQRSFAGEGHSVVVACDGQEAVDQFHTVAPDLTILDLNLPRRDGLEVLKLLRASGEDAPVLVLSARSALEVRVQVLELGADDFLAKPFAMSELRARCRAVVRRRGAAAMVLRQRGLEVNRVERSVLCEGRAVTLTNKEFALLEYLLLNRGQAVSRATLLEHVWELRASTTNVVDVYVNYLRRKLGDTGQPALIETVRGQGYAIGLAQ from the coding sequence ATGCGTCTTCTGGTGGTAGACGGTGACCAGGCACTGGCAGCACTTTTGCAGCGGTCTTTTGCAGGCGAGGGACACTCTGTCGTCGTGGCGTGCGACGGGCAGGAGGCCGTGGATCAGTTTCACACCGTGGCTCCGGACCTGACCATTCTCGATCTGAACCTGCCGCGCCGCGATGGTCTCGAGGTGTTGAAACTGCTGCGTGCTTCAGGTGAGGATGCGCCGGTCCTGGTGCTCTCGGCGCGCTCCGCGCTCGAGGTGCGGGTGCAGGTGCTGGAGCTGGGGGCGGACGATTTTCTCGCCAAGCCTTTCGCCATGTCCGAGCTCCGGGCGCGCTGCCGGGCGGTCGTGCGCCGCCGTGGCGCGGCAGCCATGGTGCTGCGCCAGCGCGGTCTTGAGGTCAACCGGGTAGAGCGCAGCGTGCTTTGTGAAGGCCGTGCGGTCACCCTCACGAACAAGGAATTCGCACTGCTCGAATATCTGCTGCTGAACCGCGGGCAGGCAGTCTCCCGCGCGACCCTGCTGGAGCATGTATGGGAGCTGCGCGCCAGCACCACAAATGTAGTGGATGTCTATGTGAACTACCTCCGCCGCAAGCTGGGCGATACCGGCCAACCGGCGTTGATCGAGACGGTGCGCGGGCAGGGGTACGCCATCGGACTCGCGCAGTAA
- the lexA gene encoding transcriptional repressor LexA, whose product MAVTRRQKEVLDFITAFVQRNGYSPSFEEIAQGLELRSLATVHKHVTNLQNKGLLQRAHNRSRSIDVLPPRPKARPGERFPLLGRIAAGLPIEAVENQDSISLTDVVGSREVFALQVRGESMRDEHIVDGDYVFVERGNTAHEGDIVVALVGGMESTLKRYYLEGSTIRLQPSNSEMDPIYVPAAQVAIQGRVVGVLRRC is encoded by the coding sequence ATGGCGGTTACGCGTCGACAAAAAGAGGTGCTGGACTTTATCACGGCGTTTGTTCAGCGCAACGGTTATTCGCCTTCGTTCGAGGAGATCGCGCAGGGTCTTGAGCTGCGCTCGCTGGCCACAGTGCACAAGCACGTGACCAATCTCCAGAACAAGGGATTGCTGCAGCGCGCGCACAACCGCAGCCGCTCGATCGACGTGCTTCCTCCGCGCCCCAAGGCGAGACCCGGCGAGCGCTTTCCCCTGCTCGGCCGCATCGCTGCCGGTCTGCCGATTGAAGCCGTTGAGAACCAGGATTCCATCTCGCTCACCGATGTGGTCGGCAGCCGAGAGGTCTTTGCTCTCCAGGTGCGCGGCGAATCGATGCGCGACGAGCATATTGTTGACGGCGATTATGTCTTCGTCGAGCGCGGCAACACCGCGCATGAAGGCGATATCGTCGTCGCTCTGGTCGGCGGCATGGAGTCCACGCTCAAGCGCTACTACCTCGAGGGCTCGACCATTCGCCTGCAGCCCTCGAACAGCGAAATGGATCCGATCTACGTTCCCGCCGCGCAGGTCGCTATTCAGGGACGCGTGGTCGGCGTTCTGCGCCGCTGCTAG
- a CDS encoding DHA2 family efflux MFS transporter permease subunit yields MADESSQQAQNAGVNPWLIAISVMLATFMEVLDTAIASVALPYIAGSLSASNDEATWVLTSYLVANAVILPASNWFSLKFGRKRFLLTCVVIFTVSSFFCGAAPTLGIMLLARVVQGAGGGALQPLSQAILLESFPPQKRGIAMTVFAFGVVVAPVLGPTLGGWLTDTYSWRYAFYINIPVGALALFMISRFVHDPPYIKNAKAGKFDNLGFGLLAVWTGCLQVILDKGQEDDWFGAAWIRWATFFLVTSFIWFVWHSWRSKSPLVNLKTLKNWNFAIGCLLIAMFGLCIYSMITILPLFYQDLLGYTAFTAGLVVGPRGIGSILGMPVIGYLGSKVDARYLLTFGFVVFGIMSLFFGNLTLDIGPTTLLLPIIVTGFALSFVFVPITTQAYGTLRNEQIGSASGIFNLLRNIGGSIGISVAQTLLTRRTDAHQNEIANYVPRSGVWFEQQTSALRNYLGHMTNPANTQGVAYGRMYTELGQQAQLWSFVDVFRWMSLLSFACVAMVWLFRKVVPGRKAPAGAH; encoded by the coding sequence ATGGCAGACGAGAGCAGTCAGCAGGCGCAGAACGCCGGTGTCAATCCCTGGCTTATCGCCATCTCGGTGATGCTGGCCACCTTCATGGAGGTTCTGGATACGGCGATCGCCTCGGTGGCATTGCCGTATATTGCCGGGTCTCTTTCGGCCTCGAACGATGAGGCGACCTGGGTGCTTACCAGCTATCTGGTGGCCAATGCCGTGATTCTGCCGGCAAGTAACTGGTTCTCGCTCAAATTCGGCCGCAAGCGGTTTCTGCTCACCTGCGTCGTCATCTTCACTGTTTCCTCGTTCTTCTGCGGCGCGGCGCCGACGCTCGGGATCATGCTCCTGGCGCGCGTGGTGCAGGGCGCTGGCGGCGGTGCGCTGCAGCCGCTCTCGCAGGCCATCCTGCTCGAGAGCTTCCCGCCCCAGAAGCGCGGCATCGCGATGACCGTCTTCGCCTTTGGCGTGGTCGTGGCTCCAGTCCTCGGGCCGACGCTGGGCGGCTGGCTTACGGACACCTACAGCTGGCGTTACGCCTTTTACATCAACATCCCGGTTGGTGCGCTGGCCCTCTTCATGATCAGCCGCTTCGTGCACGATCCGCCGTACATCAAGAATGCCAAGGCGGGAAAGTTCGACAATCTCGGCTTCGGCCTACTGGCGGTCTGGACCGGCTGCCTGCAGGTGATTCTCGACAAGGGGCAGGAAGACGACTGGTTCGGCGCAGCCTGGATTCGCTGGGCAACATTTTTCCTGGTCACATCTTTTATCTGGTTCGTCTGGCATTCCTGGCGCTCGAAGTCTCCGCTCGTCAATCTGAAGACCCTCAAAAACTGGAACTTCGCCATCGGCTGCCTGCTGATCGCGATGTTCGGGTTGTGCATTTACTCGATGATTACGATCCTGCCGCTCTTCTATCAGGATCTGCTCGGTTATACAGCCTTCACCGCGGGCCTGGTCGTCGGACCGCGCGGCATCGGTTCGATTCTCGGCATGCCGGTGATCGGCTACCTTGGCAGCAAGGTCGACGCCCGCTACCTGCTGACCTTCGGCTTCGTGGTCTTCGGCATCATGTCGCTTTTCTTCGGCAATCTCACGCTGGACATCGGTCCGACGACACTGCTGCTGCCGATCATCGTGACTGGCTTCGCGTTGAGCTTTGTCTTCGTGCCCATCACCACTCAGGCTTACGGCACTCTGCGTAATGAGCAGATTGGAAGCGCCAGCGGTATCTTCAACCTGCTGCGCAACATCGGCGGATCGATTGGAATTTCTGTTGCGCAGACACTGCTGACGCGGCGCACGGACGCGCACCAGAACGAGATCGCAAACTATGTTCCGCGCTCCGGCGTGTGGTTCGAGCAGCAGACGAGCGCGCTCAGAAACTACCTGGGCCACATGACAAACCCTGCAAATACGCAAGGTGTGGCGTATGGCCGGATGTACACCGAACTTGGGCAACAGGCGCAGCTCTGGTCCTTCGTCGATGTCTTCCGCTGGATGTCGCTGCTCTCTTTCGCCTGTGTGGCGATGGTGTGGCTCTTCCGCAAGGTCGTACCGGGCAGGAAGGCTCCTGCCGGTGCGCACTAG
- the dnaK gene encoding molecular chaperone DnaK has product MAKIIGIDLGTTNSCVAVMEGGEPKVIPNEEGGRTTPSIVAFTKSGERLVGQVAKRQAITNPQNTIYSVKRFMGRRASEVSDEMKMVPYKVKQQGDHVVVEAQGKDYTPPEISAMILQKLKKAAEDYLGQTVTEAVITVPAYFNDAQRQATKDAGRIAGLDVKRIVNEPTAAALAYGLDKKKEETIAVYDFGGGTFDVSILEVGEGVIEVKSTNGDTHLGGDNIDQAIVDWLIDEFKKDEGLDLGAKGNEMALQRLKDAAERAKIELSTALETEINLPFVTADASGPKHLVKKLTRAKLEALVEPILQRSIEPCKKAMADAGVDASKIHEVVLVGGQTRMPRIQQIVKDLFGKEPHKGVNPDEVVAIGAAVQAGVLAGEVKDLLLLDVTPLTLSIETLGGVATAMIPRNTTIPTKKTETFSTAADSQTEVEVHVLQGERPMAAQNRTLAKFKLSGIPTAPRGVPQIEVTFDIDANGILNVTAKDNATGKDQKVTITSSSGLSKEEVERMAKEAEAHSSEDKAKREEIEARNQLDGLVYNVEKMLKDNGDKVSGSEKSEVESALADAKKTLEGQPDAAAMNAEREKLTAASHKLAEAMYKAGATPGAPADGGAAASGTTEEAKKDEGVIDAEYVDVDDKK; this is encoded by the coding sequence ATGGCAAAGATTATCGGTATCGATTTAGGAACAACGAACTCGTGCGTCGCAGTGATGGAAGGCGGCGAACCCAAGGTCATCCCCAATGAAGAGGGCGGACGCACCACCCCTTCGATTGTGGCTTTCACCAAGAGCGGCGAGCGCCTGGTTGGCCAGGTAGCCAAGCGCCAGGCCATCACCAACCCGCAGAACACCATTTACTCCGTCAAGCGCTTTATGGGCCGCCGCGCCAGCGAAGTCAGCGACGAAATGAAGATGGTGCCGTACAAGGTCAAGCAGCAGGGCGATCATGTCGTCGTCGAGGCCCAGGGCAAGGACTATACCCCGCCCGAGATCTCGGCCATGATCCTGCAGAAGCTGAAGAAGGCCGCTGAGGACTATCTCGGCCAGACCGTGACAGAAGCGGTCATCACTGTGCCCGCGTACTTTAACGATGCGCAGCGCCAGGCTACCAAGGATGCCGGTCGCATTGCCGGTCTCGACGTGAAGCGTATCGTCAACGAGCCGACGGCCGCCGCGCTGGCCTATGGCCTCGACAAGAAGAAGGAAGAGACGATTGCCGTGTATGACTTCGGCGGCGGCACCTTCGACGTGTCGATCCTTGAAGTGGGCGAAGGCGTGATTGAAGTGAAGTCGACCAACGGCGACACGCACCTGGGCGGCGACAACATCGACCAGGCAATCGTGGACTGGCTGATCGATGAATTCAAGAAGGACGAAGGCCTCGACCTCGGCGCCAAGGGTAACGAAATGGCTCTGCAGCGCCTGAAGGATGCTGCCGAGCGCGCCAAGATCGAGCTCTCGACCGCGCTCGAGACCGAGATCAACCTACCGTTCGTGACGGCGGATGCGAGCGGCCCGAAGCACCTGGTCAAAAAGCTGACCCGCGCGAAGCTTGAGGCACTGGTTGAGCCGATCCTGCAGCGTTCGATCGAGCCCTGCAAGAAGGCGATGGCCGATGCCGGCGTCGACGCCAGCAAGATCCACGAAGTGGTGCTGGTCGGTGGACAGACCCGTATGCCGCGCATTCAGCAGATCGTGAAGGATCTCTTCGGCAAGGAGCCCCACAAGGGCGTGAACCCGGACGAAGTCGTGGCCATCGGCGCCGCGGTGCAGGCCGGCGTCCTGGCTGGTGAAGTCAAGGATCTGTTGCTGCTCGACGTGACCCCGCTGACGCTCTCGATTGAGACTCTGGGCGGAGTGGCGACGGCGATGATCCCGCGCAACACGACCATCCCGACCAAGAAGACCGAGACCTTCTCGACAGCGGCCGACAGTCAGACGGAAGTGGAAGTGCACGTCCTGCAGGGCGAGCGCCCGATGGCCGCGCAGAACCGCACGCTGGCGAAGTTCAAGCTGAGCGGCATTCCGACGGCTCCGCGTGGTGTGCCGCAGATCGAGGTCACCTTCGACATCGATGCGAACGGCATTCTGAACGTGACGGCCAAGGACAATGCGACAGGCAAGGACCAGAAGGTGACCATCACTTCCTCCTCGGGTCTGAGCAAGGAAGAGGTTGAGCGCATGGCCAAGGAAGCCGAAGCGCATTCGTCGGAAGACAAGGCGAAGCGCGAGGAGATCGAGGCCCGCAACCAGCTCGACGGCCTGGTCTATAACGTCGAGAAGATGCTGAAGGACAACGGCGACAAGGTCTCCGGCAGCGAGAAGTCCGAGGTGGAATCCGCCCTGGCTGACGCGAAGAAGACCCTGGAAGGCCAGCCCGATGCGGCGGCAATGAATGCCGAGCGCGAGAAGCTGACCGCTGCTTCGCACAAGCTGGCCGAGGCGATGTACAAGGCCGGCGCGACCCCGGGAGCTCCGGCTGACGGCGGTGCGGCAGCCTCCGGCACGACCGAGGAAGCCAAGAAGGACGAAGGCGTAATCGACGCCGAGTACGTGGACGTCGACGACAAAAAGTAA
- a CDS encoding Fpg/Nei family DNA glycosylase, which translates to MPEGNEIHRFAERHAAALAGKRLHVDSPNGGFPDASLLNGRTLKLVEAYGKHLGYVFGKDLIVHVHLGMYGDFWEGKMPLPPEKGALRLRMWTRTDWVELRGATDCSIFDSEKWAALLARLGADPLREDADPEPAFATIRKRKTAIGLLLMDQRIFAGIGNIFRAELLYRARISPMRPGQEVSLAELRSIWKDACKLMPAAMEDRRIVTTRPKDRPHSRGTVPSETVSDEEVHYVYRRHNKPCLVCGATIKRQEMGGRTVYWCPECQKA; encoded by the coding sequence ATGCCCGAAGGAAATGAGATTCATCGCTTTGCCGAGCGACATGCGGCCGCGCTTGCCGGGAAAAGATTGCACGTGGATTCACCGAACGGTGGATTTCCCGATGCATCCCTGCTCAACGGGCGCACCCTGAAGTTGGTCGAGGCTTACGGTAAACATTTGGGCTATGTCTTCGGAAAAGACCTGATCGTGCATGTGCATCTCGGCATGTATGGCGACTTCTGGGAAGGCAAGATGCCGCTGCCTCCGGAAAAGGGCGCGCTGCGGTTGCGCATGTGGACCAGGACGGACTGGGTTGAGCTGCGCGGAGCCACCGATTGCTCGATCTTCGACAGCGAGAAGTGGGCAGCGCTGCTGGCAAGGCTCGGTGCCGATCCCCTGCGTGAGGATGCCGATCCGGAGCCGGCCTTTGCAACCATCCGCAAGCGCAAGACGGCAATCGGATTACTGCTGATGGACCAGCGCATCTTCGCAGGTATCGGCAACATCTTCCGCGCCGAGTTGCTCTATCGCGCACGGATCAGCCCGATGCGGCCAGGGCAGGAAGTCTCGCTCGCCGAGCTGCGGTCGATATGGAAAGACGCCTGCAAGCTGATGCCTGCGGCAATGGAAGATCGTCGCATCGTGACGACGCGGCCCAAAGATCGTCCGCACTCACGAGGCACTGTGCCAAGCGAAACTGTTTCAGACGAGGAAGTGCATTACGTTTACCGCCGCCACAATAAGCCGTGCCTGGTGTGTGGTGCGACAATCAAAAGGCAGGAGATGGGCGGGCGCACCGTGTACTGGTGCCCCGAATGCCAGAAGGCCTGA
- a CDS encoding DnaJ C-terminal domain-containing protein — MPSTQNKDYYAILGVKKAATADEIRKAFRKLARKYHPDVNPGDKKAEEKFKEISEANDILSDEKKRKIFDQFGFYSDQIDPAAAEAAARGGYGPGGPGRGGAQEVPFDFGGFDFSGFENAQHAGAAGQQPGGSSWGGFKDIFSGIFNQGQGGRAQEGPQGGTDLEYQVQVDFWTAIRGGTTKLQVQRQEICPTCKGKASTGGAHTCPECHGSGQVTQMGGRMKFNIQCPRCGGSGKVRNACHTCHGQGTVTRTETIEFRIKPGTRDGQRIRLAGKGNAGVNGGAPGDLYLNIRVGTNPVFTRQGDDIHVTVPVTVSEAALGAKIEVPTIDGRALLKVPPGTQSGQKLRMAERGVPSAAHAGVRGNQIVTIEVTVPKVQDERSKEILRELAKLNPEDPREAIWAKV; from the coding sequence ATGCCATCGACTCAAAACAAGGATTATTACGCCATTCTTGGCGTCAAGAAGGCGGCCACCGCGGATGAGATCCGCAAGGCCTTTCGCAAGCTTGCGCGCAAATACCACCCGGATGTGAACCCGGGCGACAAAAAGGCCGAGGAGAAGTTCAAGGAAATCTCCGAAGCCAACGACATCCTGAGCGACGAGAAGAAGCGCAAGATTTTCGACCAGTTCGGCTTCTACTCGGACCAGATCGACCCGGCTGCGGCCGAGGCTGCGGCACGCGGCGGTTACGGCCCTGGCGGCCCAGGCCGCGGCGGCGCGCAGGAAGTGCCATTCGACTTCGGAGGCTTCGATTTCTCCGGCTTCGAAAACGCGCAGCACGCCGGGGCAGCCGGCCAGCAGCCAGGAGGCTCGAGCTGGGGCGGGTTCAAGGATATTTTCTCCGGCATCTTCAACCAGGGCCAGGGGGGAAGAGCCCAGGAGGGTCCGCAGGGCGGCACTGACCTGGAGTATCAGGTGCAGGTCGACTTCTGGACGGCGATCCGCGGCGGCACGACGAAGCTGCAGGTACAGCGGCAGGAGATCTGCCCCACGTGTAAAGGCAAGGCTTCAACCGGCGGCGCACATACCTGCCCCGAATGCCATGGCTCCGGCCAGGTGACGCAGATGGGCGGTCGGATGAAGTTCAATATCCAATGCCCGCGCTGCGGCGGATCGGGCAAGGTACGCAATGCCTGCCATACCTGCCACGGTCAGGGCACGGTGACACGCACCGAGACGATCGAGTTCCGTATCAAGCCGGGAACCCGCGACGGCCAACGCATTCGCCTAGCCGGCAAGGGCAATGCGGGTGTGAACGGCGGAGCACCCGGCGATCTCTACCTGAACATTCGCGTGGGCACGAACCCGGTCTTCACACGGCAGGGCGACGATATCCACGTCACCGTACCGGTGACGGTTTCAGAGGCAGCTCTGGGGGCGAAGATCGAGGTGCCGACCATCGACGGCCGGGCCTTGCTGAAGGTCCCCCCGGGCACGCAGAGCGGCCAGAAATTACGCATGGCCGAGCGCGGCGTTCCCTCGGCCGCACACGCCGGCGTGCGCGGCAACCAGATTGTCACCATCGAGGTGACAGTCCCCAAGGTGCAGGATGAGCGCTCGAAGGAGATCCTGCGCGAGCTGGCCAAACTGAATCCGGAAGACCCGCGCGAAGCGATCTGGGCGAAGGTCTAA
- a CDS encoding MerR family transcriptional regulator has translation MPTKRKSKGAYMISAVAEMYGIHPQTLRLYEREGLLKPSRSDGNTRMYTDEDLERLEFILNLARDLGVNIAGIAIILQMRERMEEMNRQMQGFVDYVRSEMVSRMQGMGQPAASAIVPLRRPVVVSPKPATPKPKARR, from the coding sequence ATGCCGACAAAGCGAAAATCTAAAGGCGCCTATATGATCTCGGCCGTCGCCGAGATGTATGGCATTCATCCCCAGACGCTGCGGCTTTACGAGCGCGAAGGCCTGCTGAAGCCCTCACGCAGCGACGGCAATACACGCATGTACACAGATGAGGACCTGGAGCGCCTCGAGTTCATCCTTAACCTTGCGCGCGACCTGGGCGTGAATATTGCAGGCATTGCCATCATTCTCCAGATGCGTGAGCGCATGGAGGAGATGAACCGGCAGATGCAGGGATTTGTGGACTACGTGCGGTCGGAGATGGTGTCGCGGATGCAGGGGATGGGGCAGCCGGCGGCCTCAGCCATCGTGCCGCTGCGCCGTCCTGTGGTCGTCTCGCCTAAGCCAGCTACCCCCAAGCCAAAAGCACGCCGATAA